Proteins from one Candidatus Sericytochromatia bacterium genomic window:
- a CDS encoding DMT family transporter produces MTPLVHKATCAALVAVAIWSVSFVATKHVVTEAAPMASALVRFLMASTLLLLVHALLGRSLALPRDCWRLVVWGGLTGTTFTFAFENLALTYTTAGNSAMLQAVSPTLAAIGAWLFLRERLGWRQWLGMALAAAGIAALIGPTAAVTGPGDMLMGVVMIMGSAYGLISKALADRLPALTALTWMLLVGTLGLVPFALSEALLGEGFQLPQSPTAWAGLAYLGLLSSGGAYLLWQWALAHLPVSRVGMFLYLMPVGTLLVAAAWLGEPLGWSRLGLAALVLFGVYLAVEPTDLATSEDERPPLKEPLSLTS; encoded by the coding sequence ATGACCCCGCTCGTTCATAAAGCCACCTGCGCCGCGCTCGTCGCGGTGGCCATCTGGTCGGTCTCGTTCGTGGCCACCAAGCATGTGGTGACGGAGGCGGCGCCCATGGCCAGTGCCCTGGTGCGTTTTCTGATGGCCTCCACCCTGCTGCTGCTGGTGCATGCGCTGCTGGGCCGTTCGCTGGCCCTGCCGCGGGATTGCTGGCGTCTGGTGGTCTGGGGAGGCTTGACGGGCACGACCTTCACCTTCGCCTTCGAAAATCTGGCCCTGACCTACACCACGGCGGGCAACTCCGCCATGCTGCAGGCGGTCAGCCCGACCCTGGCGGCGATCGGGGCCTGGCTGTTCCTGCGGGAGCGCCTGGGCTGGCGTCAGTGGTTGGGGATGGCGCTGGCGGCGGCTGGCATCGCCGCGTTGATCGGGCCCACCGCCGCGGTGACGGGTCCCGGGGACATGCTGATGGGCGTGGTCATGATCATGGGCTCGGCCTATGGCCTGATCAGCAAGGCCCTGGCGGATCGTCTGCCGGCCCTGACGGCCCTGACCTGGATGCTGCTGGTGGGAACGCTGGGCCTGGTGCCGTTTGCCTTGTCGGAGGCCCTGCTCGGCGAAGGCTTCCAGCTGCCGCAGTCGCCCACGGCCTGGGCGGGCCTGGCCTACCTCGGCTTGCTGTCCTCCGGAGGGGCCTACCTGCTATGGCAATGGGCGCTCGCGCACCTGCCGGTCTCGCGGGTGGGGATGTTTCTGTACCTGATGCCGGTCGGGACCCTGCTGGTCGCGGCGGCCTGGCTGGGGGAGCCGCTCGGCTGGTCGCGCCTGGGCCTCGCGGCGCTGGTCCTGTTCGGGGTCTACCTGGCGGTCGAGCCGACCGACCTGGCCACCTCAGAGGACGAGCGTCCGCCGCTCAAGGAGCCGCTGTCGCTCACCTCGTGA
- a CDS encoding carboxypeptidase-like regulatory domain-containing protein has translation MTRLLRVFSGARWAALLAVGGGVGLSGCQFNATGRLIVPAATPTPSPTPTPTPTPTPSPTPTPTPIPTEAPTPRPSPTATPRPDVVRGLPAIVSGVVRDENGTPVEDAEVVLESLDTATPFRARATTRSGAWVLSQVPTDVNCQVTVSKPGWTTRSRTAVYVSGTSELNVTNFGADGPSLEPGAAFFISNHPEIVRSEPVLPKDEEEPVTLTYQLTVSELLPEESRRRLAAAVRVVPGNEAASPDGVAINHRLLEAAPGVTPINLDNDFHYAIKAGTTLQGEAQTQARTSFSADGLTLTLKFPVPLLRSFAGEARYQVGLVRSAERVSTISDAEGRQLGTDEESHLENYPQRPGDLIRNTFRASNLALPATAATAAARWRATHTAIAHFRVPSDTREPTLEAIQLSDAGPDARITLSFSKPMMAYDGSPLGWLDRSLLEGDRLTLAVAGQRSELPDGSLPALAGPIPFVNPKAQRVCGDTPAERNRHFRLLDDDGINQGEAPGDLRVQVDPLEPRDVWLTILGRRGFFAPEIGALQARVEGFCDPAGNCLRTPSVVSRSLTR, from the coding sequence GTGACTCGCCTGCTTCGTGTTTTTTCGGGCGCCCGCTGGGCGGCGCTGCTGGCCGTGGGGGGAGGCGTCGGCCTGTCGGGCTGCCAGTTCAACGCGACCGGTCGCCTGATCGTCCCGGCCGCCACGCCCACGCCGAGCCCGACGCCCACCCCCACGCCGACGCCCACCCCGTCGCCTACCCCGACCCCCACCCCCATTCCCACCGAGGCCCCCACGCCCCGCCCCAGTCCAACGGCCACGCCCCGTCCGGACGTGGTGCGCGGGTTGCCCGCCATCGTGAGCGGCGTGGTGCGCGACGAAAACGGAACCCCGGTGGAGGATGCGGAGGTGGTGCTCGAATCGCTCGACACCGCGACCCCGTTTCGGGCCCGGGCGACCACCCGCAGCGGGGCCTGGGTGCTGTCGCAGGTCCCGACCGACGTCAACTGCCAGGTCACCGTGAGCAAACCCGGCTGGACCACACGCAGCCGCACGGCCGTCTACGTCAGCGGAACCAGCGAGCTGAACGTGACCAATTTCGGTGCCGACGGTCCCTCGCTGGAGCCCGGGGCGGCGTTTTTCATCTCGAACCATCCGGAGATCGTGCGCAGCGAGCCGGTGCTGCCCAAGGACGAGGAAGAGCCGGTGACACTCACCTACCAGCTGACGGTGAGTGAGCTGCTGCCCGAGGAGAGCCGGCGACGCCTGGCCGCCGCCGTGCGGGTCGTGCCGGGCAACGAAGCCGCCAGTCCGGACGGAGTGGCGATCAACCATCGCCTGCTCGAGGCCGCCCCGGGGGTCACCCCGATCAACCTCGACAACGATTTTCATTACGCCATCAAGGCCGGCACCACCCTGCAGGGCGAAGCCCAGACCCAGGCGCGCACCAGCTTCTCCGCGGATGGCCTGACCCTGACGCTGAAATTCCCGGTGCCCCTGCTGCGCTCGTTCGCCGGCGAGGCGCGCTACCAGGTCGGCCTGGTCCGTTCGGCCGAGCGGGTTTCCACCATCAGCGACGCGGAAGGCCGTCAGCTCGGCACGGACGAGGAAAGCCACCTGGAGAACTATCCGCAACGCCCCGGCGACCTGATTCGCAACACCTTCCGGGCCAGCAACCTGGCGCTGCCGGCCACGGCGGCCACCGCCGCGGCGCGCTGGCGCGCCACGCACACGGCGATCGCCCACTTCCGCGTGCCCAGCGACACCCGCGAACCGACGCTGGAGGCGATCCAGCTGAGCGATGCCGGCCCGGATGCGCGCATCACCCTGAGTTTTTCAAAGCCGATGATGGCCTACGATGGTTCCCCGCTCGGCTGGCTGGATCGCAGCCTGCTGGAGGGCGATCGCCTGACCCTGGCCGTGGCCGGGCAGCGCAGCGAACTGCCTGACGGCAGCCTGCCGGCGCTGGCCGGCCCGATCCCGTTCGTCAACCCCAAGGCCCAGCGCGTCTGTGGCGACACCCCTGCAGAGCGCAATCGCCATTTTCGCCTGCTCGACGACGACGGCATCAATCAGGGCGAGGCCCCGGGTGACCTGAGGGTCCAGGTGGATCCGCTCGAACCCCGCGATGTCTGGCTCACGATTCTTGGTCGCCGGGGCTTTTTCGCGCCGGAGATCGGCGCCCTTCAGGCCCGCGTGGAGGGCTTCTGCGATCCCGCGGGGAATTGCCTGCGCACCCCCAGCGTGGTGAGCCGCAGCCTCACGAGGTGA
- a CDS encoding carboxypeptidase regulatory-like domain-containing protein has protein sequence MVRSRLALSLLLTGVLMACSPAPASGPLPLASEAPQAPSPSLDTPVAPSPAAPVPGPTAATRQLNGQVFGLDGQALPEGLVTAQSLDTTTPYVASATLDAQGRYQLPAPPAGGTTLALEASRPGHTPRRRVVTLRAGDTRVDFGGSSPEAAPFFLSPYPEITRVEPIPDDTWTARDHLRMSLRLSEPLAPESAARLAEQLRLLPANREAGGGRGATDLSLLDKRYPNPLKAIALAPWLLAPGEAFRKGSPARARASWDASGHTVTFTFDAPLLAAKRRARYQIALVGDGQPLKDLQGLPLGTGPTGELGSWPAAGEMLLGAFRDPDPELARVEGLVSDAPAGRWAATHDHASAFWLPEDNSPPRLLSVDVQTEGDDTVVLLQFDEPLVAHDGSPEGKRGLGTGAQAADLAGLTFLVGERGKLSTRQLRDGRASDAIAIDPQTTAHHGSSADDNRAFRFAASAFVAETTGAAVGRVALGVDPKQPHMLRLTLVGRPDFFDARIKAIAARVEGMSDPADNRRTAEGADSNLVEANL, from the coding sequence ATGGTCCGTTCCCGACTTGCCTTGTCGCTCCTGCTCACCGGCGTCCTCATGGCCTGTTCCCCGGCGCCGGCCAGCGGCCCGCTTCCGCTGGCAAGCGAGGCCCCACAGGCGCCCTCCCCGTCGCTGGACACCCCGGTCGCGCCGTCTCCTGCCGCACCCGTCCCCGGGCCGACCGCCGCGACGCGGCAGCTGAACGGCCAGGTCTTCGGCCTCGACGGCCAGGCGCTGCCGGAAGGCCTGGTCACGGCGCAAAGTCTGGATACCACCACGCCCTATGTCGCCAGCGCCACCCTGGATGCCCAGGGACGCTACCAGCTGCCGGCCCCCCCTGCGGGCGGAACCACGCTGGCGCTGGAAGCGAGCCGCCCCGGCCACACGCCGCGGCGACGGGTCGTGACGCTGAGGGCAGGCGACACCCGGGTCGACTTCGGCGGCAGCAGCCCGGAGGCGGCCCCCTTCTTTCTGTCGCCTTACCCGGAGATCACCCGGGTGGAGCCGATTCCCGACGATACCTGGACCGCCCGCGACCACCTGCGCATGAGCCTGAGGCTGAGCGAACCTCTGGCGCCTGAGAGTGCGGCCCGGCTGGCGGAGCAGCTGCGCCTGCTGCCCGCGAACCGAGAGGCCGGGGGCGGGCGCGGCGCCACCGACCTGAGCCTGCTCGACAAACGGTACCCCAACCCGCTCAAGGCCATCGCCCTGGCGCCCTGGCTGCTGGCGCCGGGCGAGGCCTTTCGCAAGGGCAGCCCGGCCCGCGCCCGCGCCAGCTGGGACGCATCCGGTCACACCGTCACCTTCACCTTCGACGCCCCGCTGCTGGCCGCCAAGCGACGGGCCCGTTACCAGATCGCGCTGGTCGGGGATGGCCAGCCGCTCAAGGATCTGCAGGGCTTGCCCCTCGGCACCGGGCCGACCGGCGAACTGGGCAGCTGGCCCGCCGCCGGCGAGATGCTGCTGGGGGCCTTTCGTGACCCCGACCCCGAGCTGGCGCGCGTCGAAGGCCTGGTGTCCGACGCGCCGGCCGGCCGCTGGGCGGCCACCCATGACCACGCCTCCGCGTTCTGGCTGCCGGAGGACAACAGCCCCCCACGCCTGCTGAGCGTCGATGTCCAGACCGAAGGCGACGATACCGTGGTCCTGCTGCAATTCGATGAACCGCTGGTGGCCCACGACGGCAGCCCGGAGGGCAAGCGCGGGCTGGGGACCGGCGCACAAGCGGCCGACCTGGCCGGGCTGACCTTCCTGGTGGGTGAACGCGGCAAGCTGTCGACTCGTCAGCTGCGCGACGGCCGGGCCAGCGATGCGATCGCCATCGACCCGCAGACCACGGCCCATCACGGCAGTTCGGCCGATGACAACCGGGCCTTTCGCTTCGCAGCGAGCGCCTTCGTGGCCGAAACCACGGGGGCGGCCGTGGGACGCGTGGCGCTCGGGGTGGACCCCAAACAGCCCCATATGCTCCGCCTGACGCTGGTGGGGCGGCCGGATTTCTTCGACGCCCGTATCAAGGCGATCGCCGCCCGTGTCGAAGGCATGAGCGATCCGGCCGACAATCGCCGCACGGCCGAAGGGGCCGACAGCAACCTCGTGGAAGCGAACCTGTGA
- a CDS encoding site-specific DNA-methyltransferase — MSDDAAPFGLRWPGDAAARASVDQAAAGALRPRHALAAPDAPHTFIEGDNLPVMQHLSARFAGQVRIAYLDPPYNTGVAMRYHDRFQTDARRYAAEHGAAARGARHAAWLSFMWPRLAMVHRWLADDGVLFISIDDRESHHLRLLLDEIFGEENFVSTITWRKKVVRGRGARHVLPQTEYIHVYARRLAALPPFEEPLTDAMREAYDAVDARGPYKRIPLAKSGTAHSARPNLVYVITAPDGSPIPCPSHQWRWSRETLAARQDELEFLKGRDGRWRVYTKQRLVLPDGERGRTPLSYYDRVTTADGTRELKGLFGRPVIDFPKPIQLIKDLLTWATPRGDRRDALILDPFAGSCPTAQAVLELNAADGGARRFLCIQAPEAIPDSQFATLADVGQARIDRISARLALPPETVASWRWEPADQGPL, encoded by the coding sequence ATGTCCGACGATGCTGCCCCTTTCGGCCTGCGCTGGCCAGGTGATGCGGCCGCTCGCGCGTCGGTCGACCAGGCGGCGGCGGGCGCCTTGCGGCCGCGCCACGCGCTGGCCGCCCCAGACGCCCCCCACACCTTCATCGAAGGCGACAACCTGCCGGTGATGCAGCACCTGAGCGCCCGCTTCGCCGGGCAGGTGCGCATCGCCTATCTGGATCCCCCCTACAACACCGGCGTGGCCATGCGCTACCACGACCGCTTCCAGACCGACGCGCGCCGCTATGCCGCGGAACACGGGGCCGCCGCCCGCGGGGCCCGCCACGCGGCCTGGCTCAGCTTCATGTGGCCCCGCCTGGCCATGGTTCACCGCTGGCTGGCCGATGACGGCGTGCTGTTCATCAGCATCGACGATCGCGAGAGCCATCACCTGCGCCTCTTGCTCGATGAGATCTTCGGCGAGGAGAACTTCGTCTCGACCATCACCTGGCGCAAGAAGGTCGTGCGCGGGCGCGGCGCGCGCCACGTGCTGCCGCAAACCGAGTACATCCACGTCTACGCCAGGCGCCTGGCGGCCCTGCCTCCGTTCGAGGAGCCGCTCACCGACGCCATGCGCGAGGCCTACGACGCGGTGGATGCCAGGGGCCCCTACAAGCGCATTCCGCTCGCCAAGAGCGGCACCGCCCACTCCGCCAGGCCCAATCTGGTGTACGTGATCACCGCCCCGGACGGCAGCCCCATCCCCTGCCCGAGCCACCAGTGGCGCTGGAGCCGCGAGACGCTGGCGGCCCGTCAGGACGAGCTGGAGTTTCTCAAGGGGCGCGACGGCCGCTGGCGGGTCTACACCAAGCAGCGCCTGGTGCTGCCGGACGGCGAGCGGGGGCGCACGCCCCTCTCCTACTACGACCGCGTGACCACGGCCGACGGCACACGAGAGCTCAAGGGGCTGTTCGGACGACCCGTGATCGACTTTCCCAAGCCCATCCAGCTGATCAAGGACCTGCTGACGTGGGCCACCCCCCGCGGCGATCGCCGGGACGCCCTGATTCTCGACCCCTTCGCGGGCAGCTGCCCGACCGCCCAGGCGGTGCTGGAGCTCAACGCGGCCGATGGGGGGGCACGGCGCTTCCTCTGCATCCAGGCGCCCGAGGCCATCCCGGACAGCCAGTTCGCGACCCTGGCCGACGTGGGCCAGGCCCGCATCGACCGGATCAGCGCACGCCTGGCGCTGCCGCCGGAGACGGTTGCCAGCTGGCGCTGGGAGCCTGCCGACCAGGGGCCCTTGTGA